One part of the Sorangiineae bacterium MSr11954 genome encodes these proteins:
- a CDS encoding sulfatase translates to MTERVPRSLSVALAILVGGASGGGALFLLVHLWRPFAQHTQHLALHRATPPALISAPADGGSAGGGAIDGRPSPKDPAGTESAAIPDGAPAAAHQAPAASTVRRPYNVVLITVDTLRYDLGYTGYARPITPNIDALAERAIVYERAYATASYTPKSLGPMLIGRYASETFRDPEHYTTFYPANVFIAERVRAAGARTFAAMCQHYFKWDTGLSQGFDIWDTAATPRNMTDNDTSITGDRLTARALALLSDPANVDRRFFAWFHYFDPHAQYVAHEGAPSFSTRKGPPTQRTLYDQEIWFTDQQIGRVLDHIAAQPWAADTAIVVTADHGEAFGEHGHWKHGRELWESIVRVPLVVYIPGAKPRRIAIKRSQIDIAPTILDLIGAPPVEAGTLRGTSLLSDVLAPEGDALEERDVYFDMPEGPFNEMRRGIITGTSPGLKLIDFAGHRYEMYDLTEDPEEKKDIVTSKERFRAALTSLQRTRAHLQEIRPTR, encoded by the coding sequence ATGACCGAACGAGTACCGCGCAGCCTCTCCGTCGCTTTGGCCATCTTGGTCGGCGGTGCATCCGGAGGCGGGGCCCTCTTTCTTCTCGTGCACCTCTGGCGCCCTTTTGCGCAGCACACGCAGCACCTGGCGCTGCACCGCGCCACGCCGCCTGCCCTCATCTCCGCGCCCGCCGACGGCGGCTCTGCCGGCGGCGGCGCCATCGATGGCAGACCTTCGCCGAAGGATCCCGCCGGCACCGAGAGCGCCGCGATCCCCGACGGCGCGCCGGCCGCCGCCCACCAAGCCCCCGCCGCGAGCACGGTGCGGCGCCCCTACAACGTCGTCCTCATCACGGTCGACACCTTGCGCTACGACCTTGGCTACACGGGCTACGCCCGCCCCATCACACCGAACATCGACGCCCTCGCGGAGCGCGCCATCGTGTACGAGCGCGCCTACGCCACCGCCTCGTACACGCCGAAGAGCCTCGGCCCCATGCTCATCGGCCGCTACGCCAGCGAGACCTTTCGCGATCCCGAGCACTACACCACCTTTTATCCCGCGAACGTCTTCATCGCCGAGCGGGTGCGGGCGGCGGGCGCGCGCACCTTCGCGGCCATGTGCCAGCACTATTTCAAGTGGGACACGGGCCTGAGCCAAGGCTTCGACATTTGGGATACGGCCGCCACCCCGCGCAACATGACCGACAACGACACGAGCATCACCGGCGATCGTCTGACGGCCCGCGCGCTCGCGCTGCTCTCCGATCCCGCCAATGTCGACCGGCGCTTCTTCGCCTGGTTCCATTACTTCGACCCGCACGCCCAATACGTGGCGCACGAGGGCGCGCCGAGCTTCTCGACCCGCAAGGGCCCCCCGACCCAACGCACCCTCTACGACCAAGAAATTTGGTTCACCGACCAGCAAATTGGGCGCGTGCTCGACCACATCGCCGCCCAGCCGTGGGCCGCCGATACCGCCATCGTGGTGACGGCCGATCACGGCGAGGCCTTTGGAGAGCACGGCCACTGGAAACACGGTCGCGAATTGTGGGAGTCGATTGTGCGGGTACCGCTCGTCGTTTACATCCCGGGCGCCAAACCGCGTCGCATCGCCATCAAGCGCTCTCAAATCGACATCGCGCCAACGATCCTCGATCTAATTGGCGCCCCGCCCGTGGAGGCCGGAACGCTGCGTGGAACCAGCTTGCTATCGGATGTGCTCGCTCCCGAGGGGGACGCGCTCGAGGAGCGGGATGTCTATTTCGACATGCCCGAGGGGCCGTTCAATGAGATGCGGCGGGGCATTATCACGGGCACATCGCCCGGGTTGAAGTTGATCGACTTCGCCGGCCACCGCTATGAAATGTACGATTTAACGGAGGATCCCGAGGAGAAGAAGGACATCGTCACCAGCAAGGAGCGCTTTCGCGCTGCGCTGACGAGTCTGCAACGGACGCGGGCACACCTTCAGGAAATTCGCCCGACACGGTGA
- a CDS encoding 3-deoxy-7-phosphoheptulonate synthase, giving the protein MFPTTDDLRIDRLRPLIPPAILLEEFPIPSAGVRCVSEAREAVSRIVRGQDDRLLVVVGPCSIHDVEAAREYAERLRALAPTLASDLLLVMRVYFEKPRTTVGWKGLINDPKLDGSFSINVGLRLARKLLCDLSEIGVPAGCEFLDTITPQFIADLVSWGAIGARTTESQVHRELASGLSMPVGFKNGTDGDVQIAIDAVGAARSPHQFLSVTKQGLAAIVVTRGNESCHVILRGGRKEPNYDEESVRRAASRLENAKLAPYLMIDCSHGNSGKDPAKQPAVAADIGAQVARGNRSIVGVMLESHLVAGRQDVPKNGGGLVYGQSITDACLGWDHTVDVLHALAADVRKRRTHGA; this is encoded by the coding sequence ATGTTTCCTACTACCGACGATTTGCGCATCGATCGACTTCGTCCGCTCATTCCCCCCGCCATTCTCCTCGAGGAGTTTCCCATCCCGAGTGCCGGAGTACGCTGCGTCAGCGAAGCCCGCGAGGCGGTGTCGCGCATCGTTCGAGGGCAGGATGATCGCCTCCTCGTGGTGGTGGGGCCCTGCTCGATCCACGACGTCGAGGCCGCGCGCGAGTACGCCGAGCGTCTGCGCGCGCTGGCGCCCACGTTGGCGAGCGATCTGCTCTTGGTCATGCGCGTCTACTTCGAGAAGCCGCGCACGACGGTCGGCTGGAAGGGGCTCATCAACGATCCGAAGCTCGATGGCAGCTTCTCGATCAATGTCGGCCTTCGCCTGGCGCGCAAGCTCCTCTGCGATCTCTCGGAGATTGGCGTGCCCGCGGGGTGCGAGTTCCTCGATACGATCACGCCGCAGTTCATCGCCGATCTGGTGAGCTGGGGCGCGATTGGCGCGCGCACCACGGAGAGCCAAGTTCACCGCGAGCTCGCCAGCGGTTTGTCGATGCCCGTGGGCTTCAAGAACGGCACCGACGGCGACGTGCAAATCGCCATCGACGCCGTGGGCGCTGCGCGAAGCCCGCACCAGTTTCTCTCGGTCACCAAGCAGGGCTTGGCGGCCATCGTGGTCACGCGCGGCAACGAGAGCTGCCACGTCATCCTGCGCGGCGGCCGCAAAGAGCCCAACTACGACGAGGAGTCCGTGCGCCGCGCGGCCTCCCGCCTCGAAAACGCCAAGCTCGCGCCCTATCTGATGATCGACTGCTCGCACGGCAACAGCGGCAAAGACCCCGCCAAGCAACCCGCCGTCGCCGCCGACATCGGCGCCCAAGTCGCGCGCGGAAACCGCAGCATCGTGGGCGTGATGCTCGAGAGCCACCTGGTCGCCGGCCGCCAAGACGTCCCCAAAAACGGCGGCGGCTTGGTCTATGGCCAGAGCATCACCGACGCCTGCCTCGGCTGGGACCACACCGTCGACGTCCTCCACGCCCTCGCCGCCGACGTCCGCAAACGCCGCACCCACGGGGCGTAG
- a CDS encoding type II toxin-antitoxin system RelE/ParE family toxin, whose product MLYSIEYTTHALKFLQALPRETGEVLFDAIERLVDNPKRKGSVRRGNTPSTFYVRVEARDQRYRVSYEIREQRLVIIVLKVNEARVRRRQ is encoded by the coding sequence GTGCTCTACTCCATTGAGTACACGACGCACGCTCTGAAGTTTCTACAAGCCCTGCCGCGCGAGACCGGGGAAGTACTCTTCGATGCCATCGAGCGGCTCGTCGACAATCCCAAACGGAAAGGCTCGGTACGAAGGGGCAACACTCCGTCGACGTTCTATGTGCGCGTGGAAGCTCGCGACCAGCGGTACCGTGTCAGCTACGAGATTCGCGAGCAACGCCTCGTCATTATCGTACTGAAGGTAAACGAGGCGCGCGTTCGGCGTCGCCAATGA
- a CDS encoding YggS family pyridoxal phosphate-dependent enzyme, with product MSALAERLAGIQERIHAAARSAGRDPSSIRLVAVSKKMDAAKVREAYEAGQRLFGENYAQELAAKADALSDLPDIAWHFIGHLQSNKARLVAPRAKAVHTIDGIGLGRELARRAEAAGRAPLDVLIEVNVGGEPQKHGIVASELADLLAQLRELPSLSVRGLMTMPPEGDPEAARTVFETLASLRNLHGGPAVLPELSMGMSGDFELAIAAGATLVRVGSAIFGPRS from the coding sequence CGCCGGAATCCAAGAGCGTATCCACGCTGCCGCGCGCTCTGCAGGGCGCGATCCATCCTCGATCCGGCTGGTGGCCGTCTCGAAAAAGATGGACGCGGCGAAGGTTCGGGAGGCCTACGAAGCCGGCCAGCGTCTCTTCGGCGAAAACTACGCCCAAGAGCTGGCGGCCAAGGCCGACGCCCTCTCCGATTTGCCCGACATCGCGTGGCACTTCATCGGCCATCTCCAGTCGAACAAGGCCCGCCTCGTCGCACCGCGCGCCAAAGCGGTCCATACCATCGACGGCATCGGCCTCGGGCGTGAGCTCGCCCGCCGCGCCGAGGCCGCGGGCCGCGCCCCGCTCGACGTGCTCATCGAGGTCAATGTCGGCGGCGAGCCGCAAAAGCACGGCATCGTCGCCTCCGAACTGGCCGACCTCCTCGCCCAACTCCGCGAGCTCCCTTCCCTCTCGGTGCGCGGCCTGATGACCATGCCCCCCGAAGGCGATCCCGAAGCCGCCCGCACCGTGTTCGAGACCCTCGCCTCTCTCCGCAACCTGCACGGCGGCCCCGCGGTCCTTCCGGAGCTATCGATGGGCATGTCGGGCGACTTCGAGCTCGCCATCGCGGCAGGCGCCACCCTCGTCCGTGTGGGGAGCGCCATCTTCGGCCCGCGGAGCTGA